The following proteins come from a genomic window of Corynebacterium hansenii:
- a CDS encoding long-chain fatty-acid--CoA ligase — protein sequence MRSTMQEIPLSVARILEYGRTIHANTTVTSWHADGPEITTFATIASRASAFANALRDELGIDGDQRVGTLMYNCAEHLEVFLGVASMGAVFQPLNQQLMDDQIVHIINHAHDEVIVCDPALAESLGRMLPECPGVRAVVFIGTSGLDEAAAHLPEGLDWYSYETLLDGRPTTFDWPELDETLGAAMCYSTGTEGAPKGIIYSHRSLYLHSLNLRTTDSFAIAHGTPWLCCVPIYHVLSWGVPLASFACGAPLVFPGADLSAPRLAEIIATSLPRVAQGVPTLWISLMVHYLNNPPERMSLQDIFVGGSPAPPALIRMWEERYGVDVIHLWGMTETSPVGTVARPPSGASGEARQRYRVSQGRFPDIMDFRIVDEEGRILDLHDRNQGELQVRGNTVTGAYYHSPEEDDGGDAHVFRGDEVDTADARFTADGWLRTGDVGSITRDGYLTVQDRAKDVIRSGGEWIYSVQLENLVMESQEVVECAVIGVPDDKWGERPLAVTVLYPDVPADRGQAEKLRDELRPKLPKWMLPDYWAFVDHIDKTSVDKFDKKDLRAHLAAGELEVIKLKGPGER from the coding sequence ATGCGCAGCACGATGCAGGAAATCCCGCTGTCGGTGGCGAGGATCCTCGAATACGGCCGCACGATCCACGCGAACACCACCGTGACCTCGTGGCACGCGGACGGGCCCGAGATCACCACCTTCGCCACCATCGCGTCCCGCGCATCCGCCTTCGCCAATGCCCTGCGCGACGAACTGGGCATCGACGGCGACCAGCGCGTGGGCACGCTGATGTACAACTGCGCCGAGCACCTCGAGGTGTTCCTGGGCGTGGCGTCGATGGGCGCGGTGTTCCAGCCGCTGAACCAGCAGCTGATGGACGACCAGATCGTGCACATCATCAACCACGCCCACGACGAGGTCATCGTCTGCGATCCGGCGCTCGCCGAGAGCCTGGGCCGCATGCTGCCGGAGTGCCCGGGCGTGCGGGCGGTGGTCTTCATCGGCACGTCCGGCCTGGATGAGGCCGCCGCGCACCTGCCGGAGGGCCTGGACTGGTACTCGTACGAGACGCTTCTCGACGGCCGCCCGACCACCTTCGACTGGCCGGAACTCGACGAAACCCTCGGCGCGGCGATGTGCTACTCCACGGGCACCGAGGGCGCCCCGAAGGGCATCATCTACTCGCACCGGTCGCTGTACCTGCACAGCCTCAACCTGCGCACCACCGATTCCTTCGCCATCGCCCACGGCACCCCGTGGCTGTGCTGCGTGCCCATCTACCACGTCCTGAGCTGGGGCGTCCCGCTGGCGAGCTTCGCCTGCGGCGCTCCGCTGGTCTTCCCCGGCGCGGATCTGTCGGCGCCGCGGCTGGCGGAGATCATCGCCACCTCCCTGCCCCGCGTGGCGCAGGGCGTGCCCACCCTGTGGATCTCGCTGATGGTCCATTACCTGAACAACCCGCCGGAGCGGATGAGCCTGCAGGACATCTTCGTCGGCGGCTCCCCCGCCCCGCCGGCGCTGATCCGCATGTGGGAGGAGCGCTACGGCGTCGACGTCATCCACCTATGGGGCATGACCGAAACGTCGCCGGTGGGCACCGTCGCCAGGCCGCCGTCGGGCGCATCCGGCGAAGCCCGCCAGCGCTACCGCGTCAGCCAGGGCCGCTTCCCCGACATCATGGACTTCCGCATCGTCGACGAAGAGGGCCGCATCCTCGACCTCCACGACCGCAACCAGGGCGAACTGCAGGTCCGCGGCAACACCGTCACCGGCGCGTACTACCACTCGCCCGAAGAGGACGACGGCGGCGACGCGCACGTCTTCCGCGGCGACGAGGTCGACACCGCCGATGCGCGCTTCACCGCCGACGGCTGGCTGCGCACCGGCGACGTCGGCTCCATCACGCGCGACGGGTACCTGACGGTCCAGGACCGCGCGAAGGACGTCATCCGCTCCGGCGGCGAATGGATCTACTCCGTGCAGCTGGAGAACCTGGTCATGGAATCGCAGGAGGTCGTCGAGTGCGCCGTCATCGGCGTGCCGGACGACAAGTGGGGCGAGCGCCCGCTGGCCGTCACCGTCCTCTACCCGGACGTCCCGGCCGATCGCGGGCAGGCGGAGAAGCTCCGCGACGAGCTGCGCCCGAAGCTGCCCAAGTGGATGCTCCCCGACTACTGGGCCTTCGTCGACCACATCGACAAGACGTCGGTGGACAAGTTCGACAAAAAGGACCTCCGCGCCCACCTGGCGGCGGGCGAGCTGGAGGTCATCAAGCTGAAGGGCCCGGGCGAGCGGTAG
- the rho gene encoding transcription termination factor Rho has product MSREKHERISVTDTDTTGATQGQENLTALRMADLRAIASGKGIRGISAMRKHELIAAIQGAGSGQAPAAEKKAKAPAERPAQDAGDKPARAKETAKETAKDSAKDSASAEGPAQDAGKAADEGSAPARGGDSGSAGRDDAPSDASSGRDRRDDRDDHGNRDDRSGGDGRDEYPSRSQSRRARRDRARQRNQGGDNRDNRDNRDNQGGQSGQGGGDNRGDRDNRDNQGGQGGGDNKGNQGGGDNRDNRDNQGGRNRNRNRNDDNESRGGRRNRRNRRDRKGRDNQGGDEGVREGDVLQPVAGIVDVMDNNSAFVRTSGYLPGSNDVHVSQQLVRKYGLRKGDAITGQVRMPRDGGGGQVTHGSGRNKRKYNPLVQVDTVNGQTPDQSKARPEFGKLTPLYPNQRLRLETEQKILTTRVIDLIMPIGKGQRALIVSPPKAGKTTILQNIANAIATNNPECYMMVVLVDERPEEVTDMQRSVRGEVIASTFDRPPGDHTTVAELAIERAKRLVEQGQDVVVLLDSITRLGRAYNNSSPASGRILSGGVDSNALYPPKRFLGAARNIEGGGSLTIIATAMVETGSAGDTVIFEEFKGTGNAELKLDRKISERRVFPAVDVNPSGTRKDELLLAPDEARVMHKLRRILSALDPQAAIDLLIKQLKKTKNNREFLMQVASSAPMAADVDVDEML; this is encoded by the coding sequence ATGTCGAGGGAAAAACACGAAAGGATTTCCGTGACCGATACGGACACCACCGGCGCCACCCAGGGCCAGGAGAATCTGACGGCGCTGCGCATGGCGGATCTCCGCGCCATCGCCTCCGGCAAGGGCATCCGCGGGATCTCCGCGATGCGCAAGCACGAGCTGATCGCCGCGATCCAGGGGGCGGGTTCCGGGCAGGCGCCCGCGGCCGAGAAGAAGGCGAAGGCCCCCGCCGAGCGCCCCGCGCAGGATGCGGGCGACAAGCCGGCCAGGGCCAAGGAGACGGCCAAGGAAACCGCGAAGGATTCCGCCAAGGATTCCGCCTCCGCCGAGGGCCCCGCGCAGGATGCGGGCAAGGCCGCCGACGAGGGTTCCGCCCCGGCCCGGGGCGGCGATTCCGGCTCCGCCGGGCGTGACGACGCCCCGTCCGACGCCTCGTCCGGCCGCGACCGGCGGGATGACCGCGACGATCACGGCAACCGCGACGACCGCTCCGGCGGGGACGGCCGGGACGAGTACCCGTCCCGCTCGCAGTCCCGCCGCGCCCGCCGCGACCGCGCCCGCCAGCGCAACCAGGGTGGCGACAACCGCGACAACCGCGACAACCGCGACAACCAGGGTGGCCAGAGCGGCCAGGGCGGCGGCGACAACAGGGGCGACCGCGACAACCGCGACAATCAGGGTGGCCAGGGCGGCGGCGACAACAAGGGCAACCAGGGCGGCGGCGACAACCGCGACAACCGCGACAACCAGGGCGGCCGCAACCGCAACCGGAACCGCAACGACGACAACGAGAGCCGCGGGGGCCGCCGCAACCGGCGCAACCGCCGCGACCGCAAGGGCCGCGACAACCAGGGCGGCGACGAGGGCGTGCGCGAGGGCGACGTCCTCCAGCCCGTCGCCGGCATCGTCGACGTGATGGACAACAACTCCGCGTTCGTCCGCACCTCCGGCTACCTGCCGGGCTCCAACGACGTCCACGTCTCCCAGCAGCTCGTGCGCAAGTACGGCCTGCGCAAGGGCGACGCGATCACCGGCCAGGTCCGCATGCCCCGCGATGGCGGCGGCGGGCAGGTCACCCACGGCTCGGGCCGCAACAAGCGCAAGTACAACCCGCTGGTCCAGGTCGACACGGTCAACGGCCAGACCCCCGACCAGTCGAAGGCCCGCCCGGAGTTCGGCAAGCTGACGCCGCTGTACCCGAACCAGCGCCTGCGCCTGGAGACCGAGCAGAAGATCCTGACCACCCGCGTCATCGATCTGATCATGCCGATCGGCAAGGGCCAGCGCGCCCTCATCGTCTCCCCGCCGAAGGCCGGCAAGACGACGATCCTGCAGAACATCGCCAACGCGATCGCCACGAACAACCCCGAGTGCTACATGATGGTCGTCCTCGTAGACGAGCGCCCGGAGGAAGTCACCGACATGCAGCGCTCCGTGCGCGGCGAGGTCATCGCCTCCACCTTCGACCGCCCGCCGGGGGACCACACCACGGTCGCCGAGCTGGCCATCGAGCGCGCGAAGCGCCTGGTGGAGCAGGGCCAGGACGTCGTCGTCCTGCTCGACTCCATCACCCGCCTGGGCCGCGCCTACAACAACTCCTCGCCGGCGTCGGGCCGCATCCTCTCCGGCGGCGTCGACTCCAACGCGCTGTACCCGCCGAAGCGCTTCCTCGGCGCGGCGCGCAACATCGAGGGCGGCGGATCGCTGACGATCATCGCCACCGCCATGGTCGAGACCGGTTCCGCCGGCGACACCGTGATCTTCGAGGAGTTCAAGGGCACGGGCAACGCCGAGCTGAAGCTGGACCGCAAGATTTCCGAGCGCCGCGTGTTCCCGGCCGTCGACGTCAACCCGTCGGGCACCCGCAAGGACGAGCTGCTGCTCGCCCCGGATGAGGCGCGCGTCATGCACAAGCTGCGCCGCATCCTTTCCGCCCTGGACCCGCAGGCCGCCATCGACCTGTTGATCAAGCAGCTGAAGAAGACGAAGAACAACCGCGAGTTCCTCATGCAGGTCGCCTCGAGCGCGCCGATGGCCGCGGACGTCGACGTCGACGAGATGCTGTAG
- the prfA gene encoding peptide chain release factor 1 codes for MSDKVTAVDDVLSEYHGLEAQLADPDLHNDAARARKVGKRFNELQPIIQTHARLTQVREDMEAAREMASEDSEFAAEAKRLAVEEEELEERLADLLAPRDPHDSDDIVMEIKSGAGGEEAALFAGELARMYQRYAEKNGFTTEILGLSESDLGGVKDMTLSVRAKNPSRDGAWSVFKFEGGVHRVQRVPVTESQGRIQTSAAGVLVYPEPDEIEDVQIDEKDLRVDVYRSSGKGGQGVNTTDSAVRLTHLPTGLVVTCQKERSQIQNKARAMQVLAARLQQMAEEEAAANASDARKSQVRTMDRSERVRTYNFPENRVSDHRIGYKAHNLDAVLGGDMEDLLKALHDAERQERLEAE; via the coding sequence TTGTCAGACAAGGTCACCGCAGTAGACGACGTCCTGTCCGAGTACCACGGTCTCGAGGCGCAGCTGGCCGACCCCGACCTGCACAACGACGCCGCGCGCGCCCGCAAGGTGGGCAAGCGCTTCAACGAGCTGCAGCCGATCATCCAGACCCACGCCCGCCTGACCCAGGTGCGCGAGGACATGGAGGCCGCCCGCGAGATGGCTTCGGAGGACTCGGAGTTCGCTGCCGAGGCCAAGCGCCTGGCGGTGGAGGAGGAGGAGCTCGAGGAGCGCCTCGCCGATCTGCTCGCCCCGCGCGACCCGCACGATTCCGACGACATCGTCATGGAGATCAAGTCCGGCGCCGGCGGCGAGGAGGCCGCGCTGTTCGCCGGTGAGCTGGCGCGCATGTACCAGCGCTACGCGGAGAAGAACGGCTTCACCACGGAGATCCTCGGCCTGTCCGAGTCCGATCTCGGCGGCGTCAAGGACATGACCTTGTCCGTGCGCGCGAAGAACCCGTCCCGCGATGGCGCGTGGAGCGTCTTCAAGTTCGAGGGCGGCGTCCACCGAGTCCAGCGCGTGCCGGTCACCGAGTCACAGGGCCGCATCCAGACCTCCGCGGCCGGCGTGCTGGTCTACCCGGAGCCCGACGAGATCGAGGACGTGCAGATCGACGAGAAGGACCTGCGCGTCGACGTCTACCGTTCCTCCGGCAAGGGCGGCCAGGGCGTCAACACCACCGACTCCGCCGTGCGCTTGACGCACCTGCCCACCGGCCTGGTGGTCACGTGCCAGAAGGAGCGCTCGCAGATCCAGAACAAGGCCCGCGCCATGCAGGTGCTGGCCGCGCGCCTGCAGCAGATGGCGGAGGAGGAGGCCGCGGCCAACGCCTCCGACGCCCGCAAGTCGCAGGTCCGCACGATGGACCGCTCCGAGCGCGTGCGCACGTACAACTTCCCGGAGAACCGCGTGTCCGATCACCGCATCGGCTACAAGGCCCACAACCTGGACGCGGTCCTCGGCGGCGACATGGAGGACCTGCTCAAGGCCCTGCATGACGCGGAACGCCAGGAGCGCCTGGAAGCCGAGTAG
- the prmC gene encoding peptide chain release factor N(5)-glutamine methyltransferase, translating into MLSGVAEALAAAGCPSPQADAEQLMMHVSGRSRTDLVLSRRDPVGPGDPLLADLPALVDRRVAREPLQHILGTAPMGRLELAVGPGVFVPRPETELLAEWCIGFLGKTPLDDAPERREADGAGKPGPVVVDLCTGSGALALAIADAVPAASVTGVELDPAALEWARRNAAACRELWAGERAPRTGGVRVIAGDVTDPALVADGGALADLRGRVDLVVSNPPYVPLAADVGPEVRHDPHHAVFGGDDGLDVIRPMMNNVLALLKPGGAVAIEHDDDSGADMTELFAGTGILRDIGVHRDLAGRDRFTVARRGAAERRPHEQSDRHSHEGTDQAT; encoded by the coding sequence ATCCTCTCCGGGGTCGCCGAAGCGTTGGCGGCGGCCGGGTGCCCGTCGCCGCAGGCGGACGCCGAGCAGCTGATGATGCACGTCAGCGGCCGCTCCCGCACCGACCTGGTGCTGTCGCGCCGTGATCCGGTCGGGCCCGGCGATCCGCTGCTGGCGGATCTGCCGGCCCTCGTCGACCGCCGCGTCGCGCGGGAGCCGCTGCAGCACATCCTGGGCACCGCGCCGATGGGGCGCCTTGAGCTCGCCGTCGGCCCGGGCGTCTTCGTGCCCCGGCCGGAAACCGAGCTCCTGGCGGAATGGTGCATCGGCTTCCTCGGAAAAACCCCGCTTGACGACGCCCCGGAACGTCGTGAAGCAGATGGCGCCGGAAAGCCGGGCCCGGTCGTGGTCGACCTGTGCACCGGGTCCGGCGCGCTCGCGCTGGCCATCGCCGATGCCGTCCCGGCGGCGTCGGTCACCGGCGTCGAACTGGATCCCGCGGCCCTGGAGTGGGCGCGCCGAAATGCCGCCGCGTGCCGCGAATTGTGGGCGGGGGAGCGGGCGCCGCGCACCGGCGGCGTGCGCGTCATCGCCGGGGACGTCACCGACCCCGCGCTGGTCGCGGACGGCGGAGCGCTCGCCGACCTGCGCGGGCGCGTCGATCTGGTCGTGTCGAACCCGCCGTACGTGCCGCTGGCCGCCGACGTCGGCCCCGAGGTGCGCCACGACCCCCATCACGCGGTGTTCGGGGGAGACGACGGGCTCGACGTCATCCGCCCTATGATGAACAACGTGCTCGCGCTCCTGAAGCCCGGCGGCGCCGTGGCCATCGAGCACGACGACGACTCCGGCGCGGACATGACGGAGCTGTTCGCCGGCACCGGGATCCTCCGGGACATCGGGGTCCACCGGGACCTCGCGGGGCGCGACAGGTTCACCGTCGCGCGGCGCGGCGCGGCGGAACGGCGACCGCACGAGCAATCCGACCGACACTCGCACGAAGGGACAGACCAGGCGACATGA
- a CDS encoding L-threonylcarbamoyladenylate synthase translates to MSIIHDCSTDEGREKGLKAAVDAVQAGRLVVLPTDTVYGLGCDAFNNAAVASLLRAKHRGPDMPVPVLVGSWTTVDGLVREHTAAGRALVEAFWPGGLSLVVNQAPSLPWNLGDTRGTVMLRMPLHPIAIELLRRTGPMAVSSANISGQEPALTAVRAKQQLGAEAAVYLDGGRATIGKPSTIVDLSGQEARILREGAITAEQIGEVLGKDPAALRRPADA, encoded by the coding sequence ATGAGCATCATCCACGACTGCTCCACCGACGAAGGCCGCGAAAAAGGGCTGAAGGCCGCGGTCGACGCGGTGCAGGCCGGCCGGCTGGTCGTGCTGCCCACCGACACCGTCTACGGCCTCGGCTGCGATGCCTTCAACAACGCCGCCGTGGCGTCGCTGCTGCGCGCCAAGCACCGCGGGCCCGACATGCCCGTGCCGGTGCTCGTCGGATCCTGGACCACCGTCGACGGCCTCGTGCGCGAGCACACCGCCGCCGGCCGCGCGCTCGTCGAGGCGTTCTGGCCCGGCGGCCTGTCGCTCGTGGTCAACCAGGCGCCCAGCCTGCCGTGGAACCTCGGCGACACCCGGGGCACCGTCATGCTGCGCATGCCGCTGCACCCAATCGCCATCGAACTGCTGCGCCGCACCGGCCCCATGGCCGTGTCCAGCGCGAACATCTCCGGCCAGGAACCGGCGCTGACCGCCGTGCGCGCCAAGCAGCAGCTCGGCGCCGAGGCGGCGGTGTACCTCGACGGCGGCCGCGCGACCATCGGCAAGCCCTCGACCATCGTCGACCTGTCCGGCCAGGAGGCCCGCATCCTGCGCGAAGGCGCCATCACCGCCGAACAGATCGGCGAGGTCCTGGGCAAGGACCCCGCCGCGCTCCGACGACCGGCCGACGCCTGA
- a CDS encoding MraY family glycosyltransferase: protein MPNDVALLAASGAGAGVPLRELALLVLVSASVSYLLTGVVRYMVVRTGYLDMPRERDVHDIPKPRLGGVAMYSGIMVAIWVASELPALNRGFPPMTPDMNAMAVAATILLLVGILDDLFDLDALTKFAGQVLAAVVMSLMGVTWYLLYIPFGGGTTLILDPVSSTLVTVLFTVALINAINFVDGIDGLASGLGMIAAGSLLIYSMVMLHDQGGTVSAYPPAMISACLLGACIGFLPHNFEPARIFMGDSGAMLIGLMLAGASVSASGRISPSMYGTADALALMSPIIVVVAALSVPMLDLLLAVVRRTRRGQSPFAPDKMHLHHRLLEMGHSHRRVVLVLYMWVSVVAFGAVGTTVFPAPVVAVGFGLLLVLAVALTMLPIWRRGGAGTMSTRER from the coding sequence ATGCCCAACGACGTCGCACTGCTCGCCGCCTCCGGAGCCGGGGCCGGCGTGCCCCTGCGGGAGCTCGCGCTGCTGGTGCTCGTCTCCGCGTCGGTGAGCTACCTGCTCACCGGCGTGGTCCGCTACATGGTGGTCCGCACCGGCTATCTGGACATGCCGCGCGAGCGCGACGTCCACGACATCCCCAAGCCCCGCCTGGGCGGAGTGGCCATGTACAGCGGCATCATGGTCGCCATCTGGGTGGCCAGCGAGCTGCCCGCCCTGAACAGGGGCTTCCCCCCGATGACGCCGGACATGAACGCCATGGCCGTCGCGGCGACGATCCTGCTTCTGGTGGGCATACTCGACGATCTCTTCGACCTCGACGCGCTGACCAAATTCGCGGGCCAGGTGCTCGCCGCCGTGGTCATGTCCCTGATGGGCGTGACCTGGTACCTGCTATACATCCCCTTCGGCGGCGGCACGACGCTCATCCTCGATCCCGTGTCGTCGACGCTGGTGACCGTGCTGTTCACCGTCGCGCTGATCAACGCCATCAACTTCGTCGACGGCATCGACGGGCTCGCGTCCGGCCTCGGCATGATCGCCGCGGGCTCGCTGCTGATCTACTCGATGGTCATGCTCCACGACCAGGGCGGCACCGTGTCGGCGTACCCGCCGGCCATGATCTCCGCGTGCCTGCTGGGCGCGTGCATCGGATTCCTGCCGCACAACTTCGAGCCTGCGCGGATCTTCATGGGCGACTCCGGGGCGATGCTCATCGGCCTCATGCTCGCCGGCGCGTCGGTGTCGGCCTCCGGCCGCATCTCGCCGTCGATGTACGGCACCGCCGATGCGCTGGCGCTGATGTCGCCGATCATCGTCGTCGTCGCCGCGCTGAGCGTGCCCATGCTCGACCTCTTGCTCGCCGTCGTCCGCCGCACCCGCCGCGGGCAGTCGCCCTTCGCCCCCGACAAGATGCACCTGCACCACCGTCTGCTGGAAATGGGGCACAGCCACCGCAGGGTCGTGCTGGTCCTCTACATGTGGGTGTCCGTGGTGGCGTTCGGAGCCGTGGGCACCACCGTGTTCCCCGCCCCGGTGGTGGCCGTCGGCTTCGGTCTGCTGCTGGTGCTGGCCGTGGCGCTGACGATGCTGCCTATCTGGCGCCGCGGGGGAGCGGGTACCATGTCCACCCGTGAGCGATGA
- the atpB gene encoding F0F1 ATP synthase subunit A has translation MKGEFHSPNLQEEYFPGELYNDFIIGGAGDWFAMDRLMVVRLLMAVIVAIFFVVAFRRPKLVPTGLQNVAEMMMDFVRINIAEEILGKKEGRRFMPVLATIFFLVISMNLAAVIPGLNISPNARIGMPLVLAVFAYIAFIYAGSKKYGFFKYVKSSVVIPNLPPALHLIVVPIEIFSTFVLRPATLTIRLMANMLAGHMVLVLLFGATNFFFWQMNGWTALSGLTLIASILFTLFELLVIFLQAYIFALLSAVYIELSLHADEH, from the coding sequence ATGAAGGGTGAGTTTCACTCACCCAACTTGCAGGAGGAGTACTTCCCGGGTGAGCTGTACAACGACTTCATCATTGGTGGTGCCGGCGACTGGTTCGCCATGGATCGCCTGATGGTCGTTCGCCTGCTCATGGCCGTTATCGTCGCCATCTTCTTCGTGGTCGCCTTCCGGCGCCCGAAGCTGGTGCCGACGGGACTGCAGAATGTCGCCGAGATGATGATGGACTTCGTCCGCATCAACATCGCGGAGGAGATTCTGGGCAAGAAGGAGGGCCGCCGGTTCATGCCGGTGCTGGCCACCATCTTCTTCCTGGTCATTTCGATGAACCTTGCGGCCGTGATCCCCGGCCTCAACATTTCGCCCAACGCGCGAATCGGCATGCCGCTGGTCCTCGCAGTGTTCGCCTACATCGCCTTCATCTACGCGGGCTCGAAGAAGTACGGCTTCTTCAAGTACGTGAAGTCGTCGGTGGTCATCCCGAACCTGCCCCCGGCGCTCCACCTCATCGTGGTGCCCATCGAAATCTTCTCCACCTTCGTTCTGCGCCCGGCCACGTTGACCATCCGTCTGATGGCCAACATGCTGGCCGGCCACATGGTCCTGGTCCTCCTGTTCGGTGCCACGAACTTCTTCTTCTGGCAGATGAACGGGTGGACGGCCCTGTCCGGCTTGACCCTCATCGCCTCGATCCTGTTCACGCTGTTCGAGCTTCTGGTGATCTTCCTGCAGGCGTACATCTTCGCCCTGCTGAGCGCCGTCTACATCGAACTGTCGCTGCACGCAGACGAGCACTAG
- a CDS encoding ATP synthase F0 subunit C, translating to MNDVILSAQDAVTNPDTTSGLKTIGYGLSTLGPGLGIGIVAGKTVEGMARQPEMAGQLRTTMFLGIAFTEALALIGLVAGFVF from the coding sequence ATGAACGACGTCATCCTCTCCGCCCAGGACGCTGTCACCAACCCGGACACCACCTCCGGTCTGAAGACGATCGGCTACGGCCTGTCCACCCTGGGCCCGGGCCTCGGCATCGGCATCGTCGCCGGCAAGACCGTCGAGGGCATGGCCCGCCAGCCCGAGATGGCCGGCCAGCTCCGCACCACCATGTTCCTGGGCATCGCCTTCACCGAGGCGCTCGCCCTCATCGGCCTGGTCGCCGGCTTCGTTTTCTAA
- a CDS encoding F0F1 ATP synthase subunit B, with product MTDFIHYLAAGEALPLGEQINPLLPKSYDIVWSIVPLIVILVLFWKLVLPKFQEVLTEREDRIEGGIERAEAAQAEAKAALEKYNSQLAEARTEAAKIRDEARVQGQKIIAEATSKANDESARIIESGEKQLAAQREQVVAELRKEMGQNSINLAERLLGEQLSDDVKTSGTIDRFLSNLDTVAPAGK from the coding sequence ATGACGGATTTCATTCACTACCTGGCGGCGGGGGAGGCACTTCCCCTTGGGGAGCAGATCAACCCCCTTCTGCCCAAGTCCTATGACATCGTCTGGTCCATTGTCCCGCTCATTGTCATCCTGGTGCTCTTCTGGAAGCTCGTGCTTCCGAAGTTCCAGGAGGTCCTGACCGAGCGGGAGGACCGGATTGAGGGCGGCATCGAGCGTGCCGAGGCCGCGCAGGCCGAGGCCAAGGCCGCTCTCGAGAAGTACAACAGCCAGCTCGCCGAGGCCCGCACCGAAGCCGCCAAGATCCGCGATGAGGCCCGAGTCCAGGGTCAGAAGATCATCGCCGAGGCGACTTCGAAGGCCAACGACGAGAGCGCACGAATCATCGAGTCCGGTGAGAAGCAGCTGGCGGCCCAGCGTGAGCAGGTCGTCGCCGAGCTTCGCAAGGAGATGGGGCAGAACTCGATCAACCTCGCGGAGCGTCTGCTCGGCGAGCAGCTGTCCGATGACGTCAAGACGTCGGGCACGATCGATCGCTTCCTCAGCAACCTTGACACCGTGGCCCCGGCCGGAAAGTAG
- a CDS encoding F0F1 ATP synthase subunit delta, producing MHAASRESLAQLRTELDAAVGGANVSVANAAQTGSELFDVVETLDSDRGLRVAVADQSVAAEQRTGIIRSLFAGKVSETTLKVITDAAAQTWSNSREFRAGLVELGRRALLRSAEGQGQLETVEDELFRLSSILVNEPQLEQLLADKAATPEAKRGLLASVLYGKVTSVTEALALQAVGRPEKRPADDIDFLSRLAAGLRNRTVARVTSATAISPEQQRALADKLGRVYGEEMSIHTEIDPSILGGLVIRVGDEVIDGSLSRKLEKLRVGLG from the coding sequence ATGCACGCAGCTAGCCGCGAATCTTTGGCGCAGCTCCGTACGGAGCTCGACGCCGCCGTCGGCGGCGCCAACGTCTCCGTCGCGAACGCGGCCCAGACCGGCTCCGAGCTTTTCGACGTCGTCGAAACCCTCGACTCCGACCGCGGCCTGCGTGTCGCCGTCGCCGATCAGTCGGTTGCGGCGGAGCAGCGCACCGGAATCATCCGGAGCCTGTTCGCTGGGAAGGTGTCCGAGACGACCCTCAAGGTCATCACGGACGCCGCCGCGCAGACCTGGTCGAACTCGCGCGAATTCCGCGCGGGCCTGGTGGAGCTGGGCCGCCGTGCCCTGCTGCGCTCGGCCGAGGGCCAGGGCCAGCTGGAAACGGTCGAGGATGAGCTGTTCCGTTTGAGCAGCATCCTCGTCAACGAGCCGCAGCTCGAGCAGCTGCTGGCCGACAAGGCCGCGACCCCCGAGGCGAAGCGGGGTCTCCTGGCCTCCGTGCTGTACGGCAAGGTCACTTCGGTGACCGAGGCGTTGGCGCTGCAGGCCGTCGGGCGCCCCGAAAAGCGCCCCGCGGACGACATCGACTTCCTGTCCCGGCTCGCCGCCGGCCTCCGGAATCGCACCGTCGCCCGTGTGACCAGTGCAACCGCTATCTCCCCGGAGCAGCAGCGTGCGCTGGCGGACAAGCTCGGCCGGGTTTACGGCGAAGAGATGTCCATCCACACCGAGATCGATCCCTCGATCCTCGGTGGACTGGTCATCCGGGTCGGCGATGAGGTCATCGACGGCAGCCTTTCGAGGAAGCTCGAGAAGTTGCGCGTCGGCCTTGGCTGA